The window TACAACAACTTCTCCCGCTACGGCCGCCCGGTCGACGTGGTGGCGCACTCGATGGGTGGCCTCATCACCCGGGTGGCGATCGCCGGCATCGGGCGCGGTGACTTCCCGCCCTACCTGTTCGTCGAGGATGTCAGCACCCTGGCCACCCCGCACGGCGGCGCGTTCGACGGCATGCCGTGTATCGACAACCAGTGCGGCGACATGGACCCGGACTCGCCGTTCTACGCCAACTGGATCCGGCCCTACCCGAACCCGCAGGCGACCGGCGCGACGGACTGGACCGCGATCGGTTCGCGCGACGACGTCCTGGTGCTCGGTGACAGCGCGATGGACCTGGGCTCGTCCTGGCACCTGGGGCACAAGACCCTTTACCTGGCCGGCCAGGGAGTGACCCACAGCGCGATCACGGATCTCAGCACCGGCGGCTACGCCGCGGTGTCCTGTGACTGGACCGCCAGCTGCAACATGTCCAACTACTCGGGCTGGACGATGAGCTACAGCAAGCCGGCTCCGGTGCAGGTCGCGGCGTCGGGCAGCTTGGACCCGAGCACCGCATAGGCATTTCACCCGGGGGTACGGGGGTGCGCGGGCCGTGGCGGCACGATGCCACGGCCCGCGCAACACGTCGTACGCGCCGCGCCCAGCCGTCGGGCCTCCGGTCAGGCTCGTGTGCGGAACGGGGCAAGGGTCGCACGGATCTGGTCACCCGCGCCCCAGTCGTCGTCGAACTGGGCCAGCACGGCGAGGTGTTGTCGTAGCTGGACAATCGGCATGCGGGCCCGCCAGTCGGCATCAAGCGAGGTCAGGTCCGCATAAACGTCGAAGAACCGGTGCGCCTCGGGCGGGGGCGAGGTGGACCACACATGGGCGAGGTCGACCTCGGCCCACATGTAGGACACCGCCGGGTCGATCAGCGCGGGCTGCCCGTCCGCGGTGGCCAGGATGTTCTGTGCCCACAGGTCACCGTGCGTCAGACAGGCCGGGCGATCCGGCAGCAGGTCGGGCAGCCGGTGACACAGCCGCTCCAGCGCCGCTCGGTCCCCGCGGTCGAGTGCCGCCTCGACGCGCGGCTGCCCGAGCCATCGAAGCAGCCGGTGCTGCGCGAAGAAGGCATAGCCGTCGTCGTTCCAGGTATTGGTCTGACGGCGGCGGCCCAGCCAGTTGTCGCGGTGCCATCCGAAGCGAGGGTGGGTCGTGCTCGTGTGCAGGCGGGCGAGCAGGTGCGCGAACTGCTCCCAGAAGATCTCGCTGCGCGGCCTCGGCCGCAGCACCGACAACACCAGCAGTTCCCGGTTCGCCAGGATCACTTCGGGTGTCGCCACGCCGCCGAGCTCACGCAGGGCTGCCAGCCCTTCTGCCTCCGCGACGAAGACATCGTCGGCAGGCGCGTCGGTGAGGGCCTTGACGAACACCGGCGGCGCGTCCCGGCGGGTGGCTATGCCCGCGAGCGCCGCGAGCCCGCCCGTCGCCGGCTCCACCGTGACGACCTCGCGGATCCCGGCCCGGAGCAGGCTCTCACGCAGGAACGTCGTCGAGCGTGTCACGACGGACTCCTCCCGTCCGGGGTGCTTGCTCGCCAGCTCCGTCTTCTCCGTGGGCGGCAGCCACCGCCGCATCCGCTGGGACCCGACGGTGGCTGCATACTCCCACGAGCAAAACCCCCACGAGCAGGACCCACGTCACCACAGGTCCGGACGGATCTCCTGTTGGAGCCTAGGACAGGTGGGTGGGCTCCACCGGCGGCAGCGGGTCGGAGTAGACGACCGTGAGCGAGGTGTTCGCGGGGGTGAACCGCTTCCACTGGGTCTGGTTGGTCTCGCTCGCGGCGCGCAGCCCGACGGTGGCGGTGGTACTGGACGCGGACGCGCCCTCCTGGATCAGGTTACGCAGGGCGGCGCCGCCGAACGCCACGGTCCGCGGCGACTGCCCACACCCGCTGTACGCGGATGCGCTGACCTGGCCGAGCTGCGCCAACCAGGGCCCCTGGGTGCTCCAGGTCGTCGACGGGCTGATCGGGGCGGTCTGCCAGAACTGCACCGGGGTGGGCTGGCACGACCACGAGTGGTTGAGGAGGATCTGGAAGGTGGCGTTCTCGATGACCTTCCCCTGCAACGCCGCCGTGTCGAACTGGAACAGCGAGCGCCACACCCCGGTCGAGCCGGCGTCGGAGAGGTAACCGACCCTGGCCACACTGTCCAACCAGTACGGCTGGTTCGGGTACTGGCTGCTCACCGAGGTCCAGCTCGCCGAACCCAACCAGTTCTGGCTGAGTGCCGCGGCGTCGCCGGTGGGCAGCGAGAACACCGCTCGCCGGGTCCCGTCCGGGTTGGCGTAGACCCGCTGGGTGGCCGTACGCCATCCGACGATCTCCACCGACGCGCCGGTGGCCCGGGCGCGTGCCGCCTCGTCGGCGCCGGCCGGGGATGCCGCGGATCCGGCCGAGGCCGGTGCCGCCACCAGACCGAGCAACAGACCGGCCAGCACAGTGGACGTACCGAGCATCCGGCTCAGA of the Micromonospora sp. NBC_01796 genome contains:
- a CDS encoding fructosamine kinase family protein; translated protein: MTRSTTFLRESLLRAGIREVVTVEPATGGLAALAGIATRRDAPPVFVKALTDAPADDVFVAEAEGLAALRELGGVATPEVILANRELLVLSVLRPRPRSEIFWEQFAHLLARLHTSTTHPRFGWHRDNWLGRRRQTNTWNDDGYAFFAQHRLLRWLGQPRVEAALDRGDRAALERLCHRLPDLLPDRPACLTHGDLWAQNILATADGQPALIDPAVSYMWAEVDLAHVWSTSPPPEAHRFFDVYADLTSLDADWRARMPIVQLRQHLAVLAQFDDDWGAGDQIRATLAPFRTRA
- a CDS encoding DNRLRE domain-containing protein, with translation MRGRKFSLSRMLGTSTVLAGLLLGLVAAPASAGSAASPAGADEAARARATGASVEIVGWRTATQRVYANPDGTRRAVFSLPTGDAAALSQNWLGSASWTSVSSQYPNQPYWLDSVARVGYLSDAGSTGVWRSLFQFDTAALQGKVIENATFQILLNHSWSCQPTPVQFWQTAPISPSTTWSTQGPWLAQLGQVSASAYSGCGQSPRTVAFGGAALRNLIQEGASASSTTATVGLRAASETNQTQWKRFTPANTSLTVVYSDPLPPVEPTHLS